The Geothrix sp. genome has a window encoding:
- the acs gene encoding acetate--CoA ligase gives MRGWLAKQAAINYEVERALAEEDPAAFWGDKARALDWHEPWTEVFQFKAPDHAWFIGGKLNATVNCIDRHVHSDRRNKAALLWVGEDGDERAYTYNRLYREMNRFANTLKRLGVKKGDRVILYMPLTPEGIISMLACARIGAIHSVVYAGMGALALRTRIEDAGAKVVVCSDFTYRRGKAIALKPIVDEAVRDLSSVDHVIVHRRGSRPGDAPVTFASEREKDFYDIQQGREIHCDPEMVDSEHPLFILYTSGTTGKPKGVVHTTGGYLVGVNYLSRAFYQIQERDIYWSTSDIGWVVGHSFIVYGPMSIGATILCREGAPDYPSPEVTWEICERFGVNVMFTAPTAVRMWMSHGSEAPGKFDLSKLRLMACAGEPLNPEAHRWAQKHLVGQGNGQVVDNWWQTEIAGPVIGTLPTFEARPGKAGKALPGAQLAVVNRDGSPVPDGQGGLLVVKFPLPYMLRTIWNDHKRYEDYWKDIPGCYSAGDVAVKDADGYIAVLGRADDVLNVAGHRIGTADVEGSLIRHPAVAESAVVGLPDPIKGERIMAFVVVKAGVSTGPGLIASLKDHVREDLGGIAMPSEIEIRASLPKTRSGKIVRRALRAEALGQDPGDLSTLAD, from the coding sequence ATGCGGGGTTGGCTGGCCAAGCAGGCCGCCATCAACTACGAGGTGGAGCGCGCCCTGGCCGAGGAGGATCCCGCGGCCTTCTGGGGCGACAAGGCCAGGGCCCTGGATTGGCATGAACCCTGGACGGAAGTCTTCCAGTTCAAGGCGCCCGACCACGCCTGGTTCATCGGCGGAAAGCTCAACGCCACGGTGAACTGCATTGATCGCCATGTGCACAGCGACCGCCGCAACAAGGCCGCGCTGCTGTGGGTGGGGGAGGACGGCGACGAGCGGGCCTACACCTACAACCGGCTCTACCGGGAGATGAACCGCTTTGCGAACACGCTCAAACGCCTGGGCGTGAAGAAGGGGGATCGCGTGATCCTCTACATGCCCCTCACGCCCGAGGGCATCATCTCCATGCTGGCCTGCGCCCGCATCGGTGCCATCCACAGCGTGGTCTACGCGGGCATGGGGGCGCTGGCCCTGCGCACCCGCATCGAGGATGCCGGGGCCAAGGTGGTGGTCTGCTCGGACTTCACCTATCGCCGGGGCAAGGCCATCGCCCTCAAGCCCATCGTCGATGAGGCTGTGCGCGACCTGTCCTCGGTGGACCATGTCATCGTGCACCGGCGGGGCTCCCGCCCCGGCGACGCCCCCGTGACCTTCGCCAGCGAGCGCGAGAAGGACTTCTACGACATCCAGCAGGGGCGCGAGATTCACTGCGACCCGGAAATGGTGGATTCCGAGCATCCCCTGTTCATCCTCTACACCAGTGGGACGACGGGGAAGCCGAAGGGCGTCGTCCACACCACGGGGGGCTACCTGGTGGGGGTGAACTACCTGAGCAGGGCCTTCTACCAGATCCAGGAACGCGACATCTACTGGAGCACTTCGGACATCGGCTGGGTGGTGGGCCACAGCTTCATCGTCTACGGCCCCATGAGCATCGGCGCCACGATCCTCTGCCGTGAGGGCGCGCCGGACTACCCCAGCCCCGAGGTCACCTGGGAGATCTGCGAGCGCTTCGGGGTCAATGTGATGTTCACCGCCCCCACCGCCGTCCGCATGTGGATGAGCCACGGATCGGAAGCTCCCGGGAAGTTCGATCTCAGCAAGCTCCGGCTCATGGCCTGCGCCGGCGAGCCCCTGAACCCGGAAGCCCACCGCTGGGCCCAGAAGCACCTGGTGGGGCAGGGGAATGGCCAGGTGGTGGACAACTGGTGGCAGACCGAAATCGCGGGGCCGGTCATCGGCACCCTGCCCACCTTCGAGGCCCGGCCCGGCAAGGCCGGCAAGGCCCTTCCCGGCGCGCAGCTCGCGGTGGTGAACCGGGACGGTTCGCCCGTGCCCGACGGCCAGGGCGGCCTGCTGGTGGTGAAGTTCCCGCTGCCCTACATGCTCCGCACGATCTGGAACGACCACAAGCGCTACGAGGACTACTGGAAGGACATTCCCGGCTGCTACAGCGCGGGCGATGTCGCGGTGAAGGATGCCGACGGCTACATCGCCGTGCTGGGCCGGGCCGACGATGTGCTGAATGTGGCGGGCCACCGCATTGGCACCGCCGATGTGGAAGGTTCGCTCATCCGCCACCCCGCCGTGGCCGAGAGTGCCGTGGTGGGTCTGCCCGATCCCATCAAGGGCGAGCGCATCATGGCCTTCGTGGTCGTGAAGGCGGGTGTATCCACAGGGCCGGGCCTCATCGCCAGCCTCAAGGATCATGTCCGTGAAGACCTGGGCGGCATCGCCATGCCCAGCGAGATCGAGATCCGGGCCAGCCTGCCCAAGACCCGCTCCGGCAAGATCGTCCGCCGCGCCCTCCGGGCCGAGGCCCTGGGCCAGGATCCGGGAGATCTCAGCACCCTCGCGGATTGA
- a CDS encoding DUF5655 domain-containing protein, producing MSKPASTSASYDLHPSVAYVQSILANLEAKTGHTLEAWVARVRAEGPAEAKARLAWLKAQGLGTNQAGFVAQRAAAAPGHAFDDTPEGYLAAAPGYVDAQYGGKKAHLRPLFEQAVALVRSLGKEVRVCPCETLVPFYRNHVFAEIRPFVSRLDLGLALGDPATVRDPSGRLKDTGGFKKKDRLTHKLELSSEADLAVALPWLVKAFERDGK from the coding sequence ATGTCCAAGCCCGCGAGCACCTCCGCCTCCTACGACCTGCATCCGAGCGTGGCCTATGTCCAGAGCATCCTGGCCAACCTGGAGGCGAAGACCGGGCACACCCTGGAGGCCTGGGTGGCGCGGGTGAGGGCCGAAGGTCCGGCCGAGGCCAAGGCCCGTCTGGCCTGGCTGAAGGCGCAGGGCCTCGGCACCAATCAAGCCGGGTTCGTGGCCCAGCGGGCCGCGGCCGCGCCGGGCCACGCCTTTGACGACACGCCGGAAGGCTACCTGGCCGCGGCGCCCGGGTATGTGGATGCCCAGTACGGCGGGAAGAAGGCGCACCTCCGTCCCCTGTTCGAGCAGGCCGTCGCGCTGGTCCGGAGCCTCGGGAAGGAGGTGAGGGTCTGTCCCTGCGAGACCCTCGTCCCCTTCTACCGGAACCATGTCTTCGCCGAGATCAGGCCCTTCGTCTCCCGCCTGGACCTGGGTCTCGCCCTGGGCGATCCCGCCACCGTGAGGGATCCCTCCGGCCGCCTCAAGGACACCGGCGGCTTCAAGAAGAAGGACCGCCTCACCCACAAGCTCGAGCTCTCGTCGGAAGCCGATCTGGCCGTGGCCCTGCCCTGGCTGGTGAAGGCCTTCGAGCGGGACGGGAAGTAG
- a CDS encoding aldo/keto reductase produces MTHAKRPLGRTGLSISPLVFGGNVFGWTADRQTSFDILDRFTGAGFETVDTADVYSIWKPGNQGGESETIIGEWMRTRGCRDRITLITKVGMEMAPGRKGLSAAWIERAVEDSLRRLQTDHLDVYLSHKYDPEAPHEETLAAYQKLIAAGKVRAIGASNFDATQLRAALEVAEEKGLPRYEILQPEYNLYDRKSYDGALRDLSMAKGLGIITYYSLARGFLSGKYRSEADLGLSPRGGGVKAYLNERGFRILRALDEVASRHGAKPAEVSLAWLMARPGVTAPIASATSLDQLGSLLRAASLTLSGEDVAALELASRY; encoded by the coding sequence ATGACGCACGCCAAGCGACCCCTGGGCCGGACCGGCCTCTCGATCTCGCCGCTGGTCTTCGGCGGCAATGTGTTCGGCTGGACCGCCGACAGGCAAACCTCCTTCGACATCCTTGATCGCTTCACCGGTGCGGGCTTCGAGACGGTCGACACCGCCGATGTGTACTCGATCTGGAAGCCCGGGAACCAAGGCGGCGAATCCGAGACGATCATCGGCGAGTGGATGCGGACCCGCGGCTGCCGCGACCGGATCACCCTGATCACCAAGGTCGGCATGGAGATGGCGCCAGGCCGGAAGGGGCTGTCGGCGGCCTGGATCGAGCGCGCGGTGGAGGATTCCCTGCGCCGCCTCCAGACCGACCACCTCGATGTCTACCTGTCCCACAAATACGACCCGGAGGCGCCGCACGAGGAGACGCTTGCGGCCTATCAGAAGCTGATCGCGGCGGGCAAGGTGCGGGCCATCGGCGCCTCGAACTTCGACGCGACCCAGCTGCGCGCGGCCCTGGAGGTGGCCGAGGAGAAGGGCCTGCCGCGCTACGAGATCCTGCAGCCGGAATACAACCTGTACGACCGCAAGAGCTACGACGGCGCCCTGCGCGACCTGTCGATGGCCAAGGGGCTCGGGATCATCACCTACTACAGCCTCGCCCGGGGGTTCCTCAGCGGCAAATACCGGAGTGAAGCCGATCTGGGGCTGAGCCCGCGGGGGGGCGGGGTCAAGGCCTACCTCAACGAGCGGGGCTTCCGCATCCTCCGGGCGCTTGATGAAGTGGCCTCCCGGCACGGGGCGAAGCCTGCGGAAGTCTCGCTGGCCTGGCTCATGGCCCGGCCCGGGGTCACCGCCCCCATCGCCAGCGCCACCTCCCTGGACCAGCTGGGCAGCCTGCTCCGGGCCGCGTCGCTGACCTTGTCAGGAGAAGATGTCGCGGCCCTGGAGCTCGCAAGCCGGTATTGA
- the ybaK gene encoding Cys-tRNA(Pro) deacylase, which yields MSKAPSTNATRLLKQAGIAYTEHLYRYEDHGGTAVSARELGVAEHAVIKTLVMEDDRAAPLIILMHGDREVSTKELARQIGAKAVQPCKPEVANRHSGYLVGGTSPLGTKKAMPIHAEATIFDLDRIYLNGGSRGFLVGLAPEDLGRVLKIVRVNVAIP from the coding sequence ATGTCCAAGGCCCCGTCAACGAATGCCACCCGGCTCCTGAAGCAGGCAGGCATCGCCTACACCGAGCACCTCTACCGCTACGAGGACCACGGCGGTACGGCGGTGAGCGCCCGGGAGCTGGGCGTGGCGGAACACGCGGTCATCAAGACCCTCGTGATGGAGGACGACCGCGCGGCACCGCTCATCATCCTCATGCACGGCGACCGCGAGGTGAGCACCAAGGAACTGGCGCGCCAGATCGGCGCGAAGGCCGTGCAGCCCTGCAAGCCCGAGGTGGCCAACCGCCACAGCGGCTACCTGGTGGGTGGCACCAGCCCTCTCGGCACGAAAAAGGCCATGCCCATCCATGCCGAGGCCACGATCTTCGACCTGGACCGCATCTACCTCAACGGTGGCAGCCGGGGTTTCCTGGTGGGGTTGGCCCCGGAGGACCTGGGCCGTGTGCTGAAGATCGTCCGCGTGAATGTGGCGATTCCCTAG
- a CDS encoding NAD-dependent malic enzyme: MERYGQKLEPSGRKRVNVPFRGVRLLRNPMYTKGTAFTQEERLALGLEGLLPHAVTTLDQQARRVYASIQCKPDPLEKYIGLAALQDRNEHLFYRVLIDHIQEFLPIVYTPTVGRACQEFSHIFRRARGIWITPEHRGHIAEVLRNAPFEDIRLIVVTDNERILGLGDQGVGGMGIPIGKLALYTAAAGIPPWQTLPVSLDVGTDNLDLLEDEFYLGWRAPRLRGPEYDTLVDEFVHAVKLCFPKALLQWEDFKKFNAFRLLERYRKTLTSFNDDIQGTAAVGVAALIAGARATGIPLRQHRILFLGSGAAGIGIARLMRTTLRREGLDGEDLTAAMANLDVQGLLVEDDPGLDPLQREFAWPVDLAEKMGLGRGQKRDLLSVVRAFKPTMLIGTSGTAGAFTEEAIREMACHAERPIVLPMSNPTSKCEAKPKDVLAWTDGRALVATGSPFDPVIHAGREHRIGQSNNVFVFPGVGLGIMVAEAREVTDGMFTAAARQLAQEARADDLEAGSLFPPASRIREVTAQVAAAVVREAREAGVANRILEDARIPGAIAEAMWNPAYLPADPAPVSAAEADRSMPALV; encoded by the coding sequence ATGGAACGCTACGGCCAAAAGCTCGAACCCAGTGGCAGGAAGCGGGTGAATGTGCCCTTCCGGGGCGTACGCCTCCTGCGGAATCCCATGTACACCAAGGGCACCGCCTTCACCCAGGAGGAGCGCCTGGCCCTCGGCCTCGAAGGCTTGCTGCCCCACGCCGTCACCACCCTCGACCAGCAGGCCCGGCGGGTCTATGCCAGCATCCAGTGCAAGCCCGATCCCCTGGAGAAGTACATCGGCCTGGCAGCTCTGCAAGATCGCAATGAGCACCTGTTCTACCGGGTCCTGATCGACCACATCCAGGAGTTCCTCCCCATCGTCTACACGCCCACAGTGGGCCGGGCCTGCCAGGAATTCAGCCACATCTTCCGACGGGCCCGGGGCATCTGGATCACGCCGGAGCACCGCGGTCACATCGCCGAGGTGCTCCGGAACGCGCCCTTCGAGGACATCCGGCTGATCGTCGTCACGGACAACGAGCGCATCCTGGGCCTCGGCGACCAGGGCGTGGGTGGCATGGGCATCCCCATCGGGAAGCTCGCGCTCTACACGGCGGCGGCGGGCATCCCGCCCTGGCAGACCCTGCCCGTGAGCCTGGATGTGGGCACGGACAACCTCGACCTGCTGGAGGACGAGTTCTACCTGGGCTGGCGGGCGCCGCGACTCCGGGGCCCGGAATACGACACGCTGGTGGACGAGTTCGTCCATGCGGTGAAGCTCTGCTTCCCGAAGGCCCTCCTCCAGTGGGAGGACTTCAAGAAGTTCAACGCCTTCCGCCTGCTCGAGCGCTACCGAAAAACCCTCACCTCCTTCAACGACGACATCCAGGGCACTGCCGCCGTGGGCGTGGCCGCCCTGATCGCCGGGGCCCGGGCCACGGGGATCCCCCTCCGCCAGCACCGCATTCTCTTCCTCGGCTCCGGCGCCGCCGGGATCGGCATCGCCCGGCTCATGCGCACGACGCTCCGGCGCGAAGGCCTTGATGGGGAGGACTTGACTGCGGCCATGGCCAACCTCGATGTCCAGGGCCTCCTCGTGGAGGACGATCCGGGGCTCGATCCCCTCCAGCGGGAGTTCGCCTGGCCGGTGGACCTGGCTGAGAAGATGGGCCTGGGCCGGGGTCAGAAGCGGGACCTGCTGTCGGTGGTCCGCGCCTTCAAGCCCACCATGTTGATCGGGACCTCGGGAACCGCAGGGGCCTTCACCGAGGAGGCCATCCGGGAAATGGCCTGCCATGCCGAGCGCCCCATCGTGCTGCCCATGTCGAACCCCACGAGCAAGTGCGAGGCCAAGCCGAAGGATGTGCTGGCCTGGACGGATGGCCGCGCCCTGGTGGCCACGGGGAGCCCCTTCGACCCGGTGATCCATGCCGGCCGGGAGCATCGCATCGGCCAGAGCAACAATGTCTTCGTCTTCCCAGGCGTGGGCCTGGGGATCATGGTCGCCGAGGCCCGGGAGGTGACCGATGGCATGTTCACCGCCGCCGCCCGGCAGCTCGCGCAGGAGGCCCGCGCCGACGACCTCGAGGCCGGGAGCCTCTTCCCGCCCGCGAGCCGGATCCGCGAGGTGACGGCCCAGGTGGCGGCGGCCGTGGTCCGCGAGGCCCGCGAAGCGGGCGTGGCGAACCGCATCCTGGAGGACGCCCGGATTCCCGGGGCCATCGCCGAGGCGATGTGGAACCCCGCCTACCTTCCCGCTGACCCTGCTCCAGTAAGTGCTGCGGAAGCCGACCGCTCGATGCCCGCGCTCGTCTGA
- a CDS encoding arylamine N-acetyltransferase has protein sequence MAADLDLDAYLQRIGFGGETTPRLDTLCGLHFAHATAIPFENLDIQMGLPIRLDLASLQDKLVRRRRGGYCFEHNTLFLAVLKTLGFEAIPCEARVRLGAPGVLPRTHMLLVIRLEGDFWLCDVGFGGEGLLWPVAMDGEQHGQFQNAYRVAEEGGLRVLQSRHEEAWTDLYAFQSEPQFPVDFEMANHYTSTHPESRFVRTLTAQLPGPEVRRILRNRAYAEIRGPRVEGRELTPEEVIPTLRETFGIEVPDGTRFRAFEGA, from the coding sequence ATGGCCGCTGACCTCGACCTGGACGCCTACCTGCAACGGATCGGGTTCGGTGGCGAGACGACCCCGCGCCTGGACACCCTGTGTGGCCTCCACTTCGCCCACGCCACCGCCATCCCCTTCGAGAACCTGGACATCCAGATGGGCCTGCCCATCCGGCTCGACCTGGCCTCGCTCCAGGACAAGTTGGTGCGGCGCCGCCGGGGGGGCTACTGCTTCGAGCACAACACGCTGTTCCTCGCCGTGCTGAAGACCCTCGGCTTCGAGGCCATCCCCTGCGAGGCCCGGGTGCGGCTGGGCGCGCCCGGGGTGCTGCCCCGCACCCATATGCTGCTGGTGATCCGCCTGGAGGGGGACTTCTGGCTCTGCGATGTGGGCTTCGGCGGCGAGGGCCTGCTCTGGCCCGTGGCCATGGATGGTGAGCAGCACGGCCAGTTCCAGAATGCCTACCGGGTGGCCGAGGAGGGCGGGCTCCGCGTGCTCCAGTCCCGCCACGAAGAGGCCTGGACCGACCTCTACGCCTTCCAGTCAGAACCCCAGTTCCCCGTGGATTTTGAAATGGCGAACCACTACACCTCCACGCACCCGGAGTCCCGCTTCGTCCGCACCCTCACCGCCCAGCTGCCGGGCCCGGAGGTCCGACGCATCCTCCGCAACCGCGCCTACGCCGAGATTCGCGGCCCCCGCGTGGAGGGCCGCGAACTGACGCCGGAGGAAGTGATCCCCACCCTCCGGGAGACCTTCGGGATCGAGGTGCCTGACGGCACGCGGTTCCGGGCCTTCGAAGGGGCGTGA
- a CDS encoding DinB family protein, giving the protein MPFDAAARESFLRRYAEGPALLRRAWEEVPREARIWRPGEGRWSAQEVLIHCADSETYAAIRIRLLLAESEPLIVGYDENAWARRFDYHAADPELALTLIGAVRAHTASMLAGLPEEAWGRMGRHTQSGPYGTDDWLRSYGAHLEIHAAQIRRNLAAWEAGHGR; this is encoded by the coding sequence ATGCCCTTCGACGCTGCTGCCCGGGAATCCTTCCTCCGCCGCTACGCGGAGGGGCCCGCCCTCCTCCGGCGGGCCTGGGAGGAGGTGCCCAGAGAGGCCCGGATCTGGCGGCCGGGGGAGGGGCGTTGGAGCGCCCAGGAGGTCCTGATCCACTGCGCGGATTCGGAAACCTACGCGGCCATCCGCATCCGCCTCCTGCTGGCGGAGTCGGAGCCCCTGATCGTGGGCTATGACGAGAACGCCTGGGCCCGACGGTTCGACTACCATGCGGCGGATCCGGAGCTGGCCCTGACCCTGATCGGGGCCGTCCGCGCCCACACGGCGTCCATGCTGGCCGGGCTTCCAGAGGAAGCCTGGGGGCGCATGGGGCGGCACACCCAAAGCGGCCCGTACGGCACCGATGACTGGCTCCGCAGCTACGGGGCGCACCTGGAGATCCACGCCGCCCAGATCCGGCGGAACCTGGCCGCATGGGAGGCCGGACATGGCCGCTGA